A stretch of the Pleurodeles waltl isolate 20211129_DDA chromosome 2_1, aPleWal1.hap1.20221129, whole genome shotgun sequence genome encodes the following:
- the LOC138261266 gene encoding C-type lectin-like: MKSLLILFTLLGLGACRHLEMMMEDAVVEEEPATEPCEKMNISDTTWCPVCGIHNWRRFGNTCYKLFQSKVSFASAELYCRRRIQGGRLASIHTSSDNRRLVRLYPSRLIRAWLGGIYLQQGKSYVWTDGTNFNYQNWAPGEPNNQYGKESCMEMIRNGKWNDLPCHSRQAFICEYRLRRREGEEEESLEMDD; encoded by the exons ATGAAATCCCTGCTCATACTCTTCACCCTCCTGGGACTGGGGGCGTGCCGCCATCTGG AAATGATGATGGAAGATGCTGTGGTGGAGGAGGAACCAGCAACCGAACCGTGCGAAAAAATGAACATCTCTGACACCACCTGGTGCCCCGTATGTGGAATCCATAACTGGCGCCGGTTTGGCAACACCTGCTACAAACTTTTCCAATCCAAGGTTTCATTCGCCAGTGCTGAG CTGTACTGCAGGAGGCGCATCCAAGGAGGTCGCCTGGCCTCCATACATACCTCAAGTGACAACCGAAGACTTGTAAGATTGTACCCCTCCCGGTTAATACGTGCCTGGCTGGGAGGAATCTACTTACAACAG GGAAAGTCATATGTTTGGACAGATGGCACTAACTTCAACTATCAGAACTGGGCTCCCGGAGAACCCAACAACCAGTATGGAAAGGAGTCCTGTATGGAGATGATCA gaaatgggaaatGGAACGACTTGCCTTGTCATTCACGGCAGGCCTTTATCTGCGAATACCGCCTGCGACGCAGGGAAGGCGAGGAAGAGGAATCTTTGGAGATGGACGACTAG